From Candidatus Thermoplasmatota archaeon, the proteins below share one genomic window:
- a CDS encoding UbiA family prenyltransferase yields MGSLIDYAKLVRPYGLLFLGLTPFFGAVCNGENSSTRLFLLVLTGFLIHVFTFVQNDYFDLEVDKKSAYVSDRPLVTGKIKKETALYIVIFSFILSIIINTLFMFTLISFIMLLVSFFLITLYNMYSKRVACMEYILAIGVFTTGLFGAYSASNEVSGLAIIISLVNMMQWVFSVGVFANLKDVKYDTKIGVMTIPTLFGVKVIDDEFSIPFLFVGYAFFIKTLHILVAFLPFLLMYTEIFVFDMPIPFLVFIFLSTVILYLLAKIFSTPLSQRDRMLVYEGLQEGLSLLLIPMVLMSYLFKNIGIAQTLLIITVIIIWPLSSLRIVFGKKLIPLE; encoded by the coding sequence ATGGGGAGTTTAATTGATTACGCTAAACTTGTTAGACCCTATGGTTTGTTGTTTTTAGGTTTAACCCCATTTTTCGGGGCTGTCTGCAATGGGGAAAACAGTTCTACCCGTTTGTTTCTATTGGTATTAACTGGTTTTTTAATCCATGTGTTTACTTTCGTACAGAATGATTATTTTGACTTAGAAGTTGACAAAAAATCAGCCTATGTATCTGATAGACCACTTGTCACCGGCAAAATAAAAAAAGAAACAGCCTTGTATATAGTTATTTTTTCTTTTATTTTATCCATTATTATTAACACATTATTTATGTTTACTCTTATATCTTTTATAATGTTACTAGTATCTTTTTTCTTAATCACCCTATACAATATGTATAGTAAACGTGTAGCTTGTATGGAATATATTCTTGCTATAGGTGTTTTTACAACAGGTTTATTTGGCGCTTACAGTGCTTCTAATGAAGTATCAGGTTTAGCAATCATTATTAGTCTCGTTAATATGATGCAATGGGTTTTTAGCGTTGGTGTTTTCGCGAACCTAAAAGACGTAAAATATGATACAAAAATAGGTGTTATGACTATCCCTACTCTTTTTGGGGTTAAAGTAATAGACGACGAGTTTAGTATCCCGTTTTTATTTGTTGGATATGCTTTTTTCATCAAAACACTGCATATACTTGTTGCTTTCCTACCTTTTTTATTGATGTACACCGAGATATTTGTTTTTGATATGCCAATACCTTTTTTGGTTTTTATCTTTCTCTCAACCGTAATTTTGTATCTCTTGGCAAAAATCTTCTCTACTCCTCTATCTCAAAGGGATAGAATGCTGGTTTATGAGGGATTACAAGAAGGACTATCATTACTGCTAATACCAATGGTTCTCATGAGCTATCTATTTAAAAATATAGGTATAGCACAGACGCTTTTGATAATAACAGTTATAATCATCTGGCCATTGTCTTCCCTCAGAATTGTTTTTGGAAAAAAACTGATACCCCTAGAATAA
- the nth gene encoding endonuclease III has product MRQKIHFDEIFRLLKHGLERYDNPVVSRTEWNRIIHSPYTTLISCILSLRTKDEVTEKASIRLLKKYNTPEKMLKLSEKKIQSLIYPVGFYKTKAKRIRGISKTLIEKCNGKVPDDFYELLKLKGVGRKTASIVMVYGHKKQGYLPIDTHCHRIPNRLGWIKTKTPEETELKLRQILPSEYWDDFNHLFVTFGQTICVPVSPFCSRCPIKNYCKRVSVTNSR; this is encoded by the coding sequence ATGAGACAAAAGATACATTTCGATGAAATATTCAGGTTACTAAAACATGGACTAGAGAGGTATGACAACCCTGTTGTTTCTCGTACGGAATGGAACAGAATCATCCATAGTCCATATACAACATTAATATCTTGCATTCTGAGCCTCAGAACAAAAGATGAGGTAACAGAAAAAGCATCCATCAGATTGCTAAAGAAATATAACACCCCTGAAAAAATGTTGAAGCTTTCTGAAAAAAAGATACAATCATTGATATATCCTGTAGGTTTCTACAAAACCAAAGCAAAGAGAATAAGAGGTATTTCAAAAACACTTATAGAGAAATGCAATGGAAAAGTTCCAGATGATTTTTATGAACTACTAAAGTTAAAAGGTGTCGGTAGAAAAACTGCTAGCATAGTGATGGTTTATGGTCATAAAAAACAGGGTTACCTACCAATTGATACGCACTGTCATCGTATACCAAATCGTTTGGGTTGGATTAAAACAAAAACACCTGAAGAAACAGAGTTAAAACTAAGACAGATATTGCCAAGCGAATATTGGGATGATTTCAATCATTTGTTTGTCACATTTGGGCAAACCATATGTGTCCCAGTTTCGCCGTTTTGTAGCAGATGCCCAATAAAAAATTATTGTAAACGCGTTTCTGTTACCAATAGTAGGTAA